One part of the Xylanimonas allomyrinae genome encodes these proteins:
- a CDS encoding DUF1905 domain-containing protein, whose translation MAFRFAAPLWQWRARTDAWWFVTVPPDLSDELAELPLPPRGFGSIKVVVTIGATTWSTSVFPSDEQRGYVLPVKRAVRHAEGIADGATVDVVLDPVR comes from the coding sequence ATGGCCTTCCGGTTCGCTGCACCGCTGTGGCAGTGGCGGGCGCGCACCGACGCGTGGTGGTTCGTCACCGTCCCCCCGGACCTGTCGGACGAGCTCGCCGAGCTACCGTTGCCGCCGCGCGGTTTCGGCTCGATCAAGGTCGTGGTCACGATCGGCGCGACCACGTGGTCGACATCAGTCTTCCCGAGCGACGAGCAGCGCGGCTACGTGCTGCCGGTCAAGCGGGCTGTGCGGCACGCCGAAGGCATCGCCGACGGCGCGACCGTCGACGTCGTCCTCGACCCGGTGCGGTAG
- a CDS encoding DEAD/DEAH box helicase → MTTEHTPGAATALASPNATRAHHAASSIQRQDVSFADFGVRPQIVEALAAVGITHPFPIQAMTLPVALQGHDIIGQAKTGTGKTLGFGIPLLNRVVAPGEPGWDDLVAAGKPQAVVVAPTRELAVQVAGDLATASAMRPSLRVVQIYGGRAYEPQIEQLKAGAEVVVGTPGRMVDLLNQGHLNLLRAQTIVLDEADEMLDLGFLPDVERILSRLPAQRHTMLFSATMPGPVVAMARRYMSQPTHIRAADPDDESVTVKNITQFVYRAHALDKIEVLARLLQAEGRGRTIVFARTKRTAAKVSDELRDRGFAAGAIHGDLGQGAREQALRALRHGNIDVLVATDVAARGIDVDDVTHVVNYQCPEDERTYLHRVGRTGRAGNKGTAVTFVDWDDMPRWGLIDKTLDTGHPEPVETYSTSPHLFSDLNIPAGTKGRLPRDKRTLAGLDAEALEDLGETGKRTSSRPSSGSRTGGSAGEARGGSRQSGRDGGRSRAGERTRDGATAPDAAADGTASRAGGDAARRRSRNRRRTRGGRPTAGTTEG, encoded by the coding sequence GTGACCACAGAGCACACACCGGGCGCCGCAACGGCGCTCGCGTCCCCGAACGCCACCCGGGCCCACCACGCGGCCTCGTCCATCCAGCGGCAGGACGTCTCGTTCGCCGACTTCGGGGTCCGACCCCAGATCGTCGAGGCGCTCGCCGCCGTCGGCATCACCCACCCGTTCCCCATCCAGGCGATGACGCTGCCCGTGGCCCTCCAGGGCCACGACATCATCGGCCAGGCCAAGACCGGCACCGGCAAGACCCTGGGCTTCGGCATCCCGCTGCTGAACCGTGTCGTCGCGCCCGGCGAGCCCGGCTGGGACGACCTGGTCGCGGCAGGCAAGCCGCAGGCCGTCGTCGTCGCCCCGACGCGCGAGCTGGCCGTGCAGGTCGCGGGCGACCTCGCCACCGCGTCGGCGATGCGGCCGAGCCTGCGCGTCGTCCAGATCTACGGCGGCCGCGCCTACGAACCGCAGATCGAGCAGCTCAAGGCCGGCGCCGAGGTTGTCGTCGGCACGCCGGGCCGCATGGTCGACCTGCTCAACCAGGGCCACCTGAACCTGCTGCGCGCGCAGACGATCGTGCTCGACGAGGCCGACGAGATGCTCGACCTGGGCTTCCTGCCCGACGTCGAGCGGATCCTGTCGCGGCTGCCCGCGCAGCGCCACACCATGCTGTTCTCGGCGACGATGCCCGGCCCGGTCGTGGCCATGGCGCGCCGCTACATGTCGCAGCCCACGCACATCCGCGCGGCCGACCCGGACGACGAGAGCGTGACCGTCAAGAACATCACGCAGTTCGTCTACCGCGCGCACGCGCTCGACAAGATCGAGGTGCTGGCCCGGCTGCTGCAGGCCGAGGGCCGGGGCCGCACCATCGTGTTCGCGCGCACCAAGCGCACGGCCGCGAAGGTGAGCGACGAGCTGCGCGACCGCGGGTTCGCCGCCGGCGCGATCCACGGCGACCTGGGCCAGGGCGCCCGTGAGCAGGCGCTGCGCGCCCTGCGCCACGGCAACATCGACGTGCTGGTCGCGACCGACGTCGCGGCGCGCGGCATCGACGTCGACGACGTCACGCACGTCGTCAACTACCAGTGCCCGGAGGACGAGCGCACCTACCTGCACCGCGTGGGCCGCACGGGCCGCGCAGGCAACAAGGGCACGGCCGTGACGTTCGTCGACTGGGACGACATGCCGCGCTGGGGGCTCATCGACAAGACGCTCGACACGGGGCACCCCGAGCCCGTCGAGACCTACTCGACCTCGCCGCACCTGTTCTCCGACCTGAACATCCCGGCAGGCACCAAGGGCCGCCTGCCCCGCGACAAGCGCACCCTTGCCGGCCTGGACGCCGAGGCGCTCGAGGATCTCGGCGAGACCGGCAAGCGGACGTCGTCACGCCCGTCGAGCGGGTCGCGCACGGGAGGGTCTGCGGGTGAGGCGCGGGGCGGCTCGCGCCAGTCCGGTCGCGACGGCGGCCGCTCGCGCGCGGGCGAGCGCACGCGCGACGGCGCCACGGCGCCGGACGCGGCAGCGGACGGGACGGCGTCCCGGGCGGGAGGCGACGCCGCACGTCGGCGTTCGCGCAACCGGCGCCGCACGCGCGGTGGACGACCCACCGCGGGGACGACGGAGGGCTGA
- a CDS encoding ferritin-like fold-containing protein → MSEQPVVPDVAAPAGRGPLLEVVGLAAYVRLGLFGIIGQHTWDAPDLASSQRMLAIGLRVGEQQGRLLAIGASHGVEPVELMRPFAGVLDSFEARTPESSWWEGLLKGVVGHGVASDLCRLLARGLPGDLAAQVVGAMEYTDDDERATSIVRAGVEADGRLGSRLALWGRRVVGESLSLSQALLTTRPSFGELARAAMPATVAPEGPSADVVAWVLGELTAEHTRRMDRMGLAA, encoded by the coding sequence ATGAGCGAGCAACCCGTGGTGCCCGACGTCGCCGCACCCGCTGGGAGAGGACCGCTCCTGGAGGTGGTCGGGCTCGCCGCGTACGTGCGGCTCGGGCTGTTCGGGATCATCGGCCAGCACACGTGGGACGCCCCCGACCTGGCCTCCTCGCAGCGCATGCTCGCGATCGGCCTGCGCGTCGGCGAGCAGCAGGGCAGGCTCCTGGCCATCGGCGCGAGCCACGGCGTCGAGCCGGTCGAGCTCATGCGGCCGTTCGCGGGCGTTCTCGACTCGTTCGAGGCGCGCACGCCGGAGTCGTCCTGGTGGGAGGGGCTGCTCAAGGGCGTCGTCGGCCACGGCGTCGCCAGCGACCTGTGCCGGCTGCTGGCCCGCGGCCTTCCGGGCGACCTCGCCGCTCAGGTCGTCGGGGCGATGGAGTACACCGACGACGACGAGCGCGCGACATCGATCGTGCGCGCCGGCGTCGAGGCGGACGGACGTCTCGGGTCACGGCTCGCTCTGTGGGGCCGGCGCGTCGTCGGCGAGTCGCTCTCGCTGTCGCAGGCGCTGCTGACGACGCGGCCGTCGTTCGGCGAGCTCGCCCGGGCGGCGATGCCGGCGACCGTCGCACCGGAAGGACCCTCGGCGGACGTGGTCGCCTGGGTGCTTGGTGAGCTCACCGCCGAGCACACGCGGCGCATGGACCGGATGGGGCTCGCGGCCTGA
- a CDS encoding DUF3107 domain-containing protein: MEVTIGVQNLPRELAVETDLTADEVTATLKKALADGGVLELTDTRGRRIIVPTATIGYVEVGPEETHRVGFGSL; encoded by the coding sequence GTGGAAGTCACGATCGGTGTGCAGAACCTGCCGCGCGAGCTGGCCGTGGAGACGGATCTCACTGCGGACGAGGTCACCGCGACCTTGAAGAAGGCCCTCGCCGACGGCGGCGTCCTCGAGCTCACCGACACGCGGGGCCGCCGCATCATCGTTCCGACCGCGACGATCGGCTATGTCGAGGTCGGCCCCGAGGAGACGCACCGGGTCGGCTTCGGTTCGCTCTGA
- a CDS encoding UrvD/REP family ATP-dependent DNA helicase has protein sequence MLDRTQRAALEAARTASALLVAGAPGTGRTTLAAAVAVEAVTTWGLDPARVLVLAASRRGAARLRDQVASASGRTIGAPMVRTAASAAFAVLRTRAAAVGEPPPTLVSGPEQDLVLGELLAGHLEGEGTALLVPDGLPEEALGLRGFRQELRDLLMRAAERGVGPADLAELGRAHARPEWRMAAQLYEEYLDVTSLRAGTPDSGARYDPAVVIDEAAQALAAWDEEVPGGARPGWDLVVVDDYQEATVATARLLRVLHGSGRHGTSTAGADGARLVLLADPDSAVQGFRGATPGLVGRAAAPGVSSGAFDADVVVLGTVWRQTEVLREVTRAVTSRIPTVGGPLQRGAAAAEERDGRGGMDVAGAGSAASPDVGGVPGGVPDGVPGSDDGVSRIGPHADGEPSAGAAETTPGGADAPSGVAVAVLAGTSQEAAYIARELRAEHLVHGTPWERMAVVARTGDRLAALRRDLVAASVPVALLGSDVPLRDEPAVAPLLAALRVSAGPPPGSLEAVLDDLAGGRATAAGTDAGGRADGAVAAVDGDPSRSTGVEAAPPAFALLDPATAAALLTSPVGGLDAVALRRLRRALRAEELDGGGGRSSDALLVEVLGDPARAASLPAAVRRGPTAVARVLAAGRAAAGEPGATAQTVLWAVWHATGLADRWRDNALAGGPAGARADRDLDAVLALFRAAETYVDRLPGAPVAAFVDYLDSQDLPADSLAAAAVGARAVEALTPAGAAGREWDVVVVAGVQDGVWPDLRLRDSLLGSQALVELLAGRSQDAHGLGPEARSQVLADELRAFAVATSRARRRLLVTAVEDAEDAPSVFCDLVEPPDGEDEERDSRRVEVDAPLDLRGVVATARAVLVRAAAARTPGPDGDALGAACQAVGSGGSDPGQGTTEASVAAALLADLAAAGVPEADPRTWYGVAGASSDGALWSDDAVVPVSPSKVETVTTCALRWAFEAAGGTAADDTSQTLGTLVHAIAEDLPTGSLHELKAELDRRWPQLALPPGWPARQLRKRADRMIERLAGYLGDAGTPLAVEAAFDLEVGRARLRGKIDRVEDAGAGAALVADLKTGRSAPTKDKAAEHPQLGAYQLAVEAGALGLPDGTRSAGARLVYVGTDTVSASLREQSALAPEPDGSSWARALVEGAADSMAAARFAAHTNDLCPMCPVRRSCPLQPEGRGVVA, from the coding sequence GTGCTCGACCGCACGCAGCGGGCCGCGCTCGAGGCGGCGCGGACGGCGTCGGCGCTGCTCGTCGCGGGGGCACCCGGCACGGGGCGGACCACGCTGGCCGCGGCGGTCGCCGTCGAGGCCGTGACCACGTGGGGGCTCGATCCCGCGCGGGTGCTGGTGCTCGCCGCGTCACGGCGCGGGGCCGCCCGCCTGCGCGACCAGGTGGCCTCGGCCTCCGGCCGCACGATCGGCGCGCCCATGGTGCGGACGGCGGCGTCCGCGGCGTTCGCCGTGCTGCGGACGCGTGCGGCCGCGGTGGGCGAGCCCCCGCCGACCCTCGTCTCGGGTCCCGAGCAGGACCTGGTGCTCGGTGAGCTGCTGGCCGGCCACCTGGAGGGTGAGGGGACGGCGCTGCTGGTGCCCGACGGCCTGCCCGAGGAGGCGCTGGGTCTGCGCGGGTTCCGCCAGGAGCTGCGGGACCTGCTCATGCGCGCGGCCGAGCGCGGCGTCGGGCCCGCCGACCTCGCCGAGCTGGGGCGGGCGCACGCGCGCCCCGAGTGGCGCATGGCGGCCCAGCTCTACGAGGAGTACCTGGACGTCACGTCCCTGCGCGCGGGCACGCCCGACTCCGGCGCGCGCTACGACCCCGCGGTGGTGATCGACGAGGCGGCGCAGGCGCTCGCGGCGTGGGACGAGGAGGTGCCGGGAGGCGCCCGGCCGGGGTGGGACCTCGTCGTCGTCGACGACTACCAGGAGGCGACCGTCGCGACCGCCCGCCTGCTGCGCGTGCTGCACGGATCGGGGCGTCACGGCACGTCGACGGCGGGAGCCGACGGGGCGCGGCTCGTGCTGCTCGCCGACCCGGACTCTGCCGTGCAGGGGTTCCGCGGTGCGACACCCGGGCTGGTCGGGCGGGCGGCGGCCCCCGGGGTGTCGTCGGGTGCGTTCGACGCCGACGTCGTCGTGCTCGGCACGGTCTGGCGGCAGACGGAGGTCTTGCGTGAGGTGACGCGGGCCGTCACCTCACGTATCCCGACGGTCGGCGGGCCGCTCCAGCGCGGGGCGGCGGCCGCGGAGGAGCGGGACGGTCGTGGCGGGATGGATGTCGCCGGTGCCGGGAGCGCGGCCTCGCCGGACGTCGGCGGCGTGCCTGGTGGCGTGCCTGATGGTGTGCCCGGCTCTGACGACGGTGTGTCGCGCATCGGGCCTCACGCCGACGGGGAACCGTCCGCCGGAGCGGCGGAGACCACCCCCGGCGGTGCCGACGCCCCGTCGGGGGTGGCCGTCGCGGTGCTCGCGGGGACCTCGCAGGAGGCCGCGTACATCGCCCGTGAGCTGCGTGCCGAGCACCTGGTGCACGGCACGCCCTGGGAGCGCATGGCCGTCGTGGCACGCACGGGTGATCGGCTCGCGGCGTTGCGGCGCGACCTCGTCGCCGCGTCCGTGCCGGTCGCCCTGCTCGGCTCTGACGTGCCGCTGCGCGACGAGCCCGCGGTGGCGCCGCTGCTCGCCGCGCTGCGCGTGAGCGCCGGGCCGCCGCCGGGCAGCCTGGAGGCGGTGCTCGACGACCTCGCGGGCGGCCGTGCCACGGCCGCCGGCACCGACGCCGGCGGCCGCGCGGACGGCGCCGTTGCGGCCGTCGACGGTGACCCTTCCCGCTCCACGGGCGTCGAGGCCGCTCCACCTGCGTTCGCGCTGCTCGACCCCGCCACTGCCGCCGCGTTGCTGACGTCGCCCGTCGGCGGGCTCGACGCCGTCGCGCTGCGTCGCCTGCGCCGGGCGCTGCGCGCCGAGGAGCTCGACGGGGGAGGCGGGCGCTCGTCCGACGCGCTGCTGGTCGAGGTGCTCGGGGACCCGGCGCGCGCGGCGAGCCTGCCGGCCGCGGTGCGCCGCGGGCCGACGGCGGTCGCGCGCGTGCTCGCCGCCGGGCGCGCCGCGGCGGGCGAGCCGGGCGCGACGGCGCAGACGGTGCTGTGGGCCGTGTGGCATGCGACGGGGCTGGCCGACCGGTGGCGTGACAACGCGCTCGCGGGCGGACCGGCCGGTGCGCGCGCGGACCGTGACCTCGACGCCGTGCTCGCCCTCTTCCGTGCCGCCGAGACCTATGTCGACAGGCTCCCGGGCGCGCCCGTCGCCGCCTTCGTTGACTATCTCGACTCGCAGGACCTGCCTGCCGACTCGCTGGCGGCCGCGGCCGTGGGTGCACGTGCCGTCGAGGCGCTCACGCCCGCGGGCGCCGCCGGGCGCGAGTGGGACGTGGTCGTGGTCGCGGGCGTGCAGGACGGCGTCTGGCCCGATCTGCGGCTGCGTGACTCGTTGCTCGGGTCGCAGGCATTGGTCGAGCTGCTGGCGGGCCGCTCGCAGGACGCGCACGGGCTCGGCCCCGAGGCGCGTTCGCAGGTGCTCGCGGACGAGCTGCGTGCGTTCGCGGTCGCGACCTCGCGCGCGCGCCGACGGCTGCTGGTCACCGCGGTCGAGGACGCCGAGGACGCGCCGAGCGTGTTCTGCGACCTCGTCGAGCCGCCCGACGGGGAGGACGAGGAGCGCGACTCGCGGCGAGTCGAGGTGGACGCCCCGCTCGACCTGCGCGGCGTCGTCGCGACGGCGCGCGCGGTGCTCGTGCGGGCCGCGGCGGCGCGCACGCCCGGGCCCGACGGCGACGCCCTGGGCGCCGCGTGCCAGGCCGTCGGCTCCGGGGGTTCCGACCCCGGTCAGGGGACCACGGAGGCGAGCGTCGCGGCGGCTCTGCTCGCCGATCTCGCGGCCGCGGGCGTCCCCGAGGCCGACCCGCGCACCTGGTACGGCGTGGCCGGAGCGTCGAGCGACGGGGCGCTGTGGAGCGACGACGCGGTGGTTCCGGTGTCGCCGTCGAAGGTCGAGACCGTCACCACGTGCGCGCTGCGCTGGGCGTTCGAGGCCGCGGGTGGCACGGCCGCGGACGACACCAGCCAGACGCTCGGCACGCTGGTCCACGCGATCGCGGAGGACCTGCCCACGGGGTCGCTGCACGAGCTCAAGGCCGAGCTGGACCGGCGCTGGCCCCAGCTCGCCCTGCCGCCGGGCTGGCCGGCGCGGCAGCTGCGCAAGCGCGCGGACCGGATGATCGAGCGGCTCGCCGGCTACCTCGGGGATGCCGGGACGCCGCTGGCCGTCGAGGCCGCGTTCGACCTCGAGGTGGGGCGCGCGCGGCTGCGCGGCAAGATCGACCGGGTCGAGGACGCCGGCGCGGGCGCCGCGCTGGTGGCGGACCTCAAGACCGGGCGGAGCGCCCCGACCAAGGACAAGGCGGCCGAGCACCCCCAGCTCGGCGCCTACCAGCTTGCCGTCGAGGCCGGGGCGCTCGGCCTGCCCGACGGCACCCGCAGCGCGGGCGCGCGCCTGGTGTACGTCGGCACCGACACCGTCTCGGCGTCGCTGCGCGAGCAGAGCGCGCTCGCCCCCGAGCCCGACGGGTCGAGCTGGGCGCGGGCGCTCGTCGAGGGCGCGGCGGACTCCATGGCCGCGGCGCGGTTCGCGGCACACACCAACGACCTGTGCCCGATGTGCCCGGTGCGCCGCTCGTGCCCGTTGCAGCCTGAAGGAAGGGGCGTGGTCGCGTGA
- a CDS encoding ATP-dependent helicase, which produces MSRDENQLGFDEIDPDADGVTLGDWSALGAAAARAAGSGPAALDAVEPQADPGAAGSDVAAPAPAPGPGPAPSLTAREIARLIGRHEPTDEQVAVIEAPLEPTLVVAGAGSGKTETMAARVVWLIANELVEPDQVLGLTFTRKAAGELQTRVTSRLAQLARAQGRAAGAVAPIDLLARPTIATYNAYAASLVTDHGLRLGVEPGSRLLGEANRWQLAAELVDSWDGDLGTDRAVSGVVGAVMALAGELGEHLVPVDVARATLDAMLERLEALPLGKRQRSRGADVEKLLRSLAERRHLLDLVAEYRRRKRAADALDFGDQIAFGAELARSVPHVGEVERARFRVVLLDEYQDTSYAQVELLAGLFGGGHAVTAVGDPHQSIYGWRGASASGLARFPERFRRAGGGHAGVRYLSTSWRNDAAVLAAANVASAPLRRGSTPAGSGDAASVSGAAAGASLGVPVPVPAPAVHVPPLDLRPGAGTGSVTAHVATTLEEEAEAVAAWVAERWRPGSHPGGRVTAAVLCRARSQFAAVEVALRRRGLPVEVVGLGGLLSTPEVVDVVAMLEAVHDPSRGTRCCA; this is translated from the coding sequence GTGAGCCGCGACGAGAACCAGCTCGGGTTCGACGAGATCGACCCGGACGCCGACGGCGTCACGCTCGGCGACTGGTCGGCGCTCGGCGCCGCGGCTGCGCGGGCCGCGGGCAGCGGCCCCGCCGCGCTCGATGCCGTCGAACCCCAGGCGGACCCCGGTGCAGCAGGGTCCGACGTCGCGGCCCCCGCCCCGGCGCCGGGACCGGGACCGGCACCCAGCCTCACGGCCCGCGAGATCGCACGTCTCATCGGACGCCACGAGCCCACCGACGAGCAGGTAGCCGTCATCGAGGCCCCGCTCGAACCGACCCTGGTGGTCGCGGGCGCCGGGTCGGGCAAGACGGAGACGATGGCCGCCCGCGTGGTGTGGCTCATCGCCAACGAGCTGGTCGAGCCCGACCAGGTGCTCGGCCTGACGTTCACGCGCAAGGCCGCCGGCGAGCTGCAGACCCGGGTCACCTCACGCCTGGCCCAGCTCGCCCGCGCCCAGGGCCGGGCGGCGGGAGCCGTCGCACCGATCGACCTGCTCGCGCGCCCGACGATCGCCACCTACAACGCGTACGCGGCGTCGCTCGTCACCGACCACGGGCTGCGGCTCGGCGTCGAGCCGGGGTCGCGCCTGCTCGGCGAGGCCAACCGGTGGCAGCTCGCGGCCGAGCTCGTCGACTCCTGGGACGGCGACCTGGGCACCGACCGCGCGGTCTCGGGCGTCGTCGGCGCGGTCATGGCGCTCGCCGGCGAGCTGGGGGAGCATCTCGTCCCGGTCGACGTGGCCCGCGCCACGCTCGACGCGATGCTCGAGCGCCTTGAGGCGTTGCCGCTCGGCAAGCGGCAGCGCTCGCGCGGCGCCGACGTCGAGAAGCTGCTGCGCAGCCTTGCCGAGCGGCGTCACCTGCTGGACCTCGTCGCCGAGTACCGCCGCCGCAAGCGGGCCGCCGACGCGCTCGACTTCGGCGACCAGATCGCGTTCGGTGCCGAGCTCGCACGGTCGGTGCCGCACGTGGGCGAGGTCGAGCGGGCACGGTTCCGGGTGGTGCTGCTCGACGAGTACCAGGACACGTCGTACGCGCAGGTCGAGCTGCTCGCCGGGCTGTTCGGCGGCGGGCACGCGGTGACGGCCGTCGGTGACCCGCACCAGTCGATCTACGGATGGCGGGGTGCCTCGGCGTCAGGTCTGGCGCGCTTTCCGGAGCGCTTCCGCCGCGCCGGCGGAGGGCACGCGGGCGTGCGGTACCTGTCGACGTCGTGGCGCAACGACGCCGCGGTGCTCGCGGCCGCGAACGTCGCGTCGGCGCCGCTGCGGCGCGGCTCGACGCCCGCCGGCAGTGGGGACGCCGCGTCGGTGAGTGGTGCCGCGGCCGGTGCGTCGCTCGGCGTGCCCGTGCCCGTGCCGGCTCCGGCCGTCCACGTCCCGCCGCTCGACCTGCGTCCGGGCGCGGGCACTGGTTCCGTAACCGCGCACGTGGCCACGACGCTCGAGGAGGAGGCCGAGGCCGTCGCCGCGTGGGTGGCGGAGCGCTGGCGCCCGGGGTCGCACCCCGGCGGGCGCGTCACGGCAGCGGTCCTGTGCCGCGCGCGCTCGCAGTTCGCGGCCGTCGAGGTCGCGCTGCGGCGGCGTGGCCTGCCGGTCGAGGTCGTGGGCCTGGGCGGCCTGTTGTCAACCCCCGAGGTGGTCGACGTCGTGGCGATGCTCGAAGCCGTCCACGACCCGTCGCGGGGGACTCGCTGCTGCGCCTGA
- a CDS encoding 3'-5' exonuclease, translated as MNLGAADLHALGSWAHDLARADDPRRTSGARHAQDGPGAEGARSDDAARADEPTHAAGQQGTTADDASAPAVVEGDVVDHRSLVDALDDLPAPGRAARDGRVLTSEGHARLAALGAVLRGLRGLTYLSLPELVVQAERALGLDVEAATADVLAALAPDAGERVSRRGREHLDAFRDVAATFAQSADVATLGAFLAWLGVAQNQERGLDLPVREPDPDAVQVITAHAAKGLEWDVVAVPGLVDGVFPTIAESSAGTRAESAWLTDAGALPYPLRGDAADLPVFRWEAAADTRELEERRVEFRLAAGEHALAEERRLAYVAFTRARRELLLTAHWWGTGAKPRRVSPFLVELAEAGLVTGDGWAAAPGPADVNPRDADEVTASWPASDDVETGSPRDLLRAAAALVDAAASARAALVAGAARSGTGARPAAPGEVFAPTGVLRDGAGHDVVELSRMLLAERDERTGHEVVMPAHVSASGLVRLASDRDAFALQLRRPVPAQPTVHARRGTRFHEWIEQYFTASSLVDVDDLPGADDGDLPGDADLEALRERFLSSEWSGRTPVAVEQDVETPLAGVMTRSRMDAVFPDPERGPDAVVVVDWKTGRPPADAAARAAREVQLAVYRLAWSRWSGLPLERVSAAFHYVVTGETVRPERLRTQEELEELIVTGR; from the coding sequence GTGAACCTCGGCGCGGCGGACCTGCACGCGCTCGGCTCCTGGGCGCACGACCTGGCCCGCGCGGACGACCCGCGCCGGACGTCGGGTGCGCGCCACGCGCAGGACGGTCCCGGAGCCGAGGGCGCGCGGAGCGACGACGCGGCGCGCGCCGACGAGCCCACGCACGCAGCCGGGCAGCAGGGGACGACCGCGGACGACGCCTCGGCACCGGCGGTCGTCGAGGGCGACGTCGTCGACCACCGTTCGCTGGTCGACGCGCTCGACGACCTGCCCGCGCCCGGCCGTGCGGCCCGGGACGGACGCGTCCTCACGTCCGAGGGCCACGCGCGGCTCGCCGCGCTGGGCGCCGTCCTGCGCGGACTGCGCGGGCTGACCTACCTCTCCCTGCCCGAGCTCGTCGTGCAGGCGGAGCGCGCCCTCGGCCTCGACGTCGAGGCCGCGACCGCAGACGTCCTGGCGGCGCTCGCGCCGGACGCGGGCGAGCGCGTCAGCCGCCGCGGGCGCGAGCACCTCGACGCGTTCCGCGACGTCGCCGCCACCTTCGCGCAGTCGGCCGACGTGGCGACCTTGGGCGCTTTCCTCGCGTGGCTCGGCGTGGCGCAGAACCAGGAGCGGGGCCTCGACCTGCCCGTGCGCGAGCCGGACCCGGACGCCGTCCAGGTCATCACCGCGCACGCCGCGAAAGGGCTGGAGTGGGATGTCGTCGCCGTCCCGGGCCTCGTCGACGGCGTGTTCCCGACGATCGCCGAGTCGAGCGCCGGGACGCGTGCCGAGAGCGCGTGGCTGACCGACGCGGGTGCCCTGCCGTATCCGCTGCGTGGCGACGCGGCCGACCTGCCGGTGTTCCGCTGGGAGGCCGCCGCCGACACGCGCGAGCTCGAGGAACGGCGCGTCGAGTTCCGCCTCGCGGCGGGCGAGCACGCGCTCGCCGAGGAGCGCCGACTCGCCTACGTCGCGTTCACGCGGGCGCGGCGCGAGCTGCTGCTCACGGCGCACTGGTGGGGTACGGGGGCCAAGCCACGGCGTGTGTCGCCGTTTCTCGTCGAGCTCGCCGAGGCCGGTCTGGTGACCGGTGACGGGTGGGCGGCGGCGCCCGGCCCGGCGGACGTCAACCCGCGCGATGCCGACGAGGTGACGGCGTCGTGGCCGGCGTCCGACGACGTCGAGACGGGGTCACCGCGCGACCTGCTGCGCGCGGCGGCGGCCCTCGTCGACGCCGCAGCGAGCGCGCGCGCCGCACTGGTTGCCGGTGCTGCCCGATCCGGGACCGGCGCCCGGCCCGCCGCTCCGGGCGAGGTCTTCGCACCGACCGGTGTGCTGCGGGACGGTGCGGGGCACGACGTCGTCGAGCTCTCGCGCATGCTGCTGGCCGAGCGCGACGAGCGCACCGGTCACGAGGTCGTCATGCCCGCGCACGTGTCGGCGTCGGGCCTCGTGCGGCTCGCCTCCGACCGCGACGCCTTCGCGCTCCAGCTGCGCCGGCCCGTGCCCGCGCAGCCCACGGTCCACGCCCGCCGCGGCACGCGGTTCCACGAATGGATCGAGCAGTACTTCACCGCGTCGTCGCTCGTCGACGTCGACGACCTGCCGGGTGCGGACGACGGCGACCTGCCGGGAGACGCGGACCTGGAGGCCCTGCGTGAACGCTTCCTGTCGAGCGAGTGGTCGGGACGCACCCCGGTCGCCGTCGAGCAGGACGTCGAGACCCCGCTCGCGGGAGTCATGACCCGCTCGCGCATGGACGCGGTGTTCCCCGACCCGGAACGCGGCCCGGACGCCGTCGTCGTCGTCGACTGGAAGACGGGCCGGCCGCCTGCCGACGCCGCCGCGCGTGCGGCACGCGAGGTGCAGCTCGCGGTGTACCGGCTGGCCTGGTCGCGGTGGTCGGGTCTGCCGCTCGAACGGGTGAGCGCCGCGTTCCACTACGTCGTGACGGGGGAGACGGTGCGTCCCGAACGGTTGCGCACCCAGGAGGAGCTGGAGGAGCTGATCGTGACCGGCCGGTGA